ATGGGCTGTTCGACCAAGGGATTCACCAAGATCGAGTACAGCGATCACTGAGACAGCGGTATGCCATTAATGTATCATTTAGTACGCCCAACTATCTGCACATGACCACTGCTGCCTTCATGGCTGGCTATCATTTAGAGGAGTTGAATTGCAGGCAAGCAGGGCATTTGGAAACTAACACCATAGTTACCAAGGATACTTATGCCCATTGATTAGCAATTGTTGCAAAGAtacttaaatacatttattgaaTTCCCTTGCATCATCTGAAACAAACCACTCATCTCGAATAACAAAGCATTGTTTCGTGTAAATACTAGATACTCcattccaaaaataaaactccATAGCTATGGTATGTAAACTGAAATGCGTTTAATGGCTTAACTACTAATTCCCACTTATGATATTAACAAGCGGACTTTTCGAGGATGTAAATCGTAAGGCGAACAAAAGAAAAAGGGACAAACAAAGCAGGCAGCACCTACAGGGTCTCCAGGCCGGGCAGCGGGAATTTCCTGCTGAACTGGGCCACATTCTTGCGGATCTCGTCCACCTGGGCCTTGAGCTCCACATTCTCGGCCAGCGTCTTGTGGTAATCGGTTATCTTGGGACTGCCGGCCAGCTTGGCTGCCTGGACGCCAACCTTTAGGGCAGCATCGATGAAGGCCACCACCTGCTCGATGTCCTGCTCGGCAAGGCCGCGAGTGGTCAGGGCCGGTGTGCCCAGCCGGATGCCGGAGGGATTCATGGCGGACTTGTCGCCGGGCACAGTGTTCTTGTTGCACGCGATGCCCACCTCCTCGAGGATGTACTCGGCCTTGGCGCCGGTCAGGCCAGCCTTACGCACATCGACCAGCACCAAATGGACGTCGGTGCCGCCGGTGGCCACCTGATAGCCTCGCGAAATGAGGCCATCGCACAGGGCCTTGGCATTCTTGAGCACCTGCGTCTGGTAGGCCTTGAATTCGGGACTCTTGGCCTGCTTGAAGGCGGTGGCAATGCCAGCCACGGCGTTGTTGTGCGGACCACCCTGGAGTGATGGAAACACCGCCTGGTTGATGCGCTCCTCCAGATCGTAGAGTACCTTGTCTCCATTGGCCTTGGTGCTGCGCACGCCCTTGCGGAAGAAGATCACGCCGGCGCGCGGACCTCGCAGTGTCTTGTGCGTGGTGGTGGTCACAATGTCGGCCCATTCGAACGGCGATGGTATCAATCCCGCGGCCACAATGCCCGCCACATGGGCCATGTCGGCCATCAGGTAGGCGCCCACATCATCGCAAATCTGTCGGAAACGCGCATAGTCCAGCAGACGGGAGTAGCACGATATGCCAGCAATGATGATCTGCGGCCGGAAATTCTTCGCCGCCTCCGCCAACTTATCGTAATCGATGATGCCCGTCTCCGGGTTCACTTTGTACGGCATGCTCTCGAAGAAGATCGATGTGGCCGATATCTTCTTGGTGGGCGTGAAGAAACCGTGCGTCAAGTGACCGCCATCGGGCAGATCCAGGCCCATGATGCGATCGTGGGGCCGGCAGACGCCCGTGTAGACAGCCAGATTGGCCGGGGATCCGGAATAAGGCTGCACATTAACGCCCCACTTCTCATCGTCCAGGTTGAACAGCTCGCGTCCGCGTTGCTGGGCGAGCAGCTCTATGCGGTCGATGTACTCGTTGCCACCGTAGTACCTGCAAGTCAAAGCGATGACCAGGATTAGAGCAGGATCACCAGGGATTCACATGCCATAGAGCCAATAAGGTGATCTCTACCAGTAAGTATGATATCAGAACTAGTATAGAATCATTTAAAGATCCGACTATGATGTCTTCTTGCAGATCCGTGAGGAATCTTATATGTGCACCCACCTCTTGCCGGGATATCCCTCGGAGTACTTGTTGGTCAGGCAGGAGCTCAGGCTCTCGAGAACCGCCACCGAGGTGAAGTTCTCACTGGCGATCATCTCGAGTCCTTCGCGCTGgcgctccttctccttcttgaTCAGCTCGGCCAGCTCCGGATCGCCCTGTGCCAGCGGGGTTTGCAGCAGTTTCTGATCGGCCATATTCTGTTCGGATTTATATAgtattgtatattatatatatatatatatagtaattGGAATGCTGTGCAATGTGCGATGCGCTCGCCAAGACGATCGTTGAATATGTGCGGACCGTGGAAAATGAACGGCTGCCTGGTCAGCTTTATGCCATGTTTTTAATAACGCttcgaaacaaaaataatatttatgttcCCGCCGCCGATGGTTGCGAAAAGTTACAAACAAATACGGGTTCAATGGGTTCAAATAGCATTGGAAAAGTTCCGGCGATAAGGCGCAGCTATCGCCAAGGCGAAGATTACGCCTGGATGCACCATGGCAACCACTCGAGAGGCGCTCCCCCGATTCCCTATTCCCGATCCACGATTAGATTGGCCAAATACCAGGGAAACCAAGTGACTTGGGTGCAATAACACGCCCATGATCGAAAATGCGACCCCCCATGGATGGGAGAGCGCGTCTATTTGCGATCCGCTTATCGTCAAGTGATTATCATCCGTCTGGGTCACCAGTTCAAGTCGCCGGACGACGATAAGGACACTGCCCCCCCTTTGCAGCTGACGCACTTCGGAAAGATCGGGAAACGTACGTATATAGTCGAAATGGAGAATATTGGCAGAAAATGGACaagtttatatgtatgtagcttCCTCCAGCAAATTACGTATCTCTAGTACCATTTTGTTGTTCAACGTTTCCAGCTGCTAACTAATAATCCCTGGAAGATTCTTCTATTTTCAACGCAGAAATGAATTGGACACGCAAAATTTTAGCTGCAAAAACTGGAAACTGGTGATTCCCACTAAATTGAATGCTAATTTCTGGCCACAAGTTGAGTGCAaaatgcatatacatatgtatgtatgtatatttatatacaaatctGCCCACACGAATGGGAAATTCGATTTAATGGCCAATGccagattcttttttttttttgcgttatcagtttaaatatttagacaAGTGCAAACGAGaatgacaacaacaatgcTCGATAGGGCGCAAACAGCCGAGAAATTCGAGTAGGCCCAAAAACGAGTTTCAGGCCGAGGTAGCGAATGTGAATCAAAAAGATTCAAACTTGGCGCATGGCGACGTTTTGAATACACTAACAGTACACTGATACAAATAcggtacatatatgtacatatgctaTAAGATCTCAATTAAACTACACATGTACATAGGTACTTAACAATGATACTACTATAAACAACACTTTCAGCGGATCGATGGCATGCCATCCACGTAGGGATAGTGCAGTGTGGGAACACATGGCTGAATGAAACGCATGAAGCACATGGCGATTAGCCGGGCATGCCAGGAGCCGCAAATGGAAGCGAAACACAAACTTTCTGAGCACCGCGATCACTGCAAGAATTAAAGGCAATCGAAATGCGAGTCCCCCAAATGGTTCAATTAGCCACACTTTTTCCACCCTCCCCTTCACTTTGCCTGGGACTTTCCCGGCGAACTCACCTTCAAAGTGCTCTGCTTGGAGTCCGAATATCGTCTGATCGCCGGTAAGAATGGCGTTGGTGATGGTTGTTTTTTGGCGGCGATGCGAGTTAAAGCTCCGCTAAGCTTTCCAGTCTCGAAGTTAACCGGGTTGCCAACTTTGGTGTTCAGGTCCCGACTAAGGCAAAACCGAAGCTTTTGTGTCAGTGTAGAGCGCGCCCGCTGCATGTCTTTGTAACTGTAATAAGCAGAATTTTATAGATTTTAGTGGATGTTTTTCAACAATCCTTGGTAATTATTAGTACTCACACGGCTGCGTTCGAATCGGAACTGCCGCAAAGTGAGAAGAGTCGCCGGCGCTGAGATGACGCCGCCGCTGGCTGATAAGCGATAACGATAACCCGTGACCCCTGACCGACCCAGTGATAAGTCCGCCCAAGAGTTCCGACCCGATCGCTGCGCTATCTCTTGGCCAGCATCCAAAATATTCGACACCGAAAATACAACGAAGCGAAAACACGCGTTACGTTGGTAAACAACATTTACCAGGCTAACAGATATCAGCTGTTTGGGTAGTTGGATCGCTGGATTTAGAAGCTTTTGGCGCCGTCTGGCAACGCTAGCGATAGCTACCAATtcttgtataaatatttacaatttgtgGAAATGTTAAGCGTGTGTGCCTCTTCAATTAATATTAACACTTTATTTTATATCATAATATGCGTTTCTCTCAATCCCTTAAAATGTACGTAGTTATCAAACGCGCGATAACGTTAAGGCATTTAAAGTACCCGCCAAATTGCTGGTACTGCGAACCGGTTTAAGTTGCCAACCGATTGGGAGAGTGCAACATCTCTCTCCAGCAACATTGCTGCCAGCCAAAGTCTATATAAGCAACAACGAAAGTTCAATTCTTTTCACTCAAAAATCCGTCTCCTCCGCGGTACGTTTCACTTCGCTGCGCCGCTAAAAGAAAATTCCTGGAAAATATTAACAAACACATGAGCCTAACATTCTTAACAATTCCAAAACagaacatttatttttggtgAATTTCCTGACAATTTAGTGGTTAGTGTTTAATGTTAAAACATTGCTGTGCGCATTTACCGTTATCCGCTCGCaaggcaaaagaaaaagcGCGCGTTTTGAATTCGCTGTTTcgcattatttttttttatgttaaaaaacaaaatatagaaatgaaacaaaaatggcaagccagaaattaaatgaatgaatgaatttttTTCGACACAATTCTGCTGCGTGTGCAATTCGATTcgaataacaaaacaaaaagcataAAGGAAAAGTAAAAGAAATTCGAGGGGGGAAAAAAACGCCAAAAGAAAAGATAGCGCGAAAAGTCATAAAGAAAAGGTgagaaaacaaattatttatttcatgtGCTAAAAAGACACGCAAAACGAACgtcgttttatttttagccaaacAAAAGTTGTGTGTTATTTGTGcgattttctgtttttgttcgCCGCTCTCCCCTTGTTTTTtatcgtttttgtttttcaatcaTATATtttgtgcttctttttttttttgcatgttttgttttgtgcgtGCTCTTTTTTGTTGAATGCAAAAAGGCGAACAAAATATTACGATAAAAATTCCGTTGTTCTCGCCGAAGGTTTCCGGGTTTGTTGACTTTGCCAGCTGAATATTCGAAATtgacataaataataatcgcATGCAATTATTgtaaacaattgtttttcgcTCAGGAAACGATTGGCGCTTTTTCTTCGCTTATTGTAATTGTTGCTGCCAACTAATCGCCAagataaaaatgaaaaaagagGGGAAAAAACCTACAGAGttgcaaaaaattaattaaattcatagGCCagtaatttacattttttgtgtgattttttcgctttttttgtagtttttgtcTAAGCTTGATAATTAGGGTTTTTTGCGGGCTGTTGTTTATCTGCTACAGTTGTACCCAAAATAATAGTCGATgcttaaaaatgtttacaaaaaatgtaaatttttgtggCGCTTCAAATAGCTTTACTACGATTTCGAACACAATTGTATATCTTAAGTTTTGGGGCTATTTTTTGTGCTGGTTTTAAATTTTGGTTTATcggtttttgttatttctgtGGCTTTTAGTTTTCTTCTTCACCTGTTTAgccttattttttgttgtcgATTTCGgcttatttgtttttagttttttgttgcACTATTTGAATGCgagtttttttgttgttgagaGAGGCATTTCCGCCTTTATGGCAAAAGCAATttacaatttgcaatttacTTTTCTCTCGTTTTTTTGCTGTATGGCAATTCATTTTTACAACTTTAATTATATGAAcaaaaactgcaaaacatgaacggcaaaaattaaaattgcaaatcgCATTTGAGTGACGTCGCCGTCAACGTTTCTccttccttttgtttttgtcggctgttttattcggttttttgttttcacagCGGCATTCGCctgcgcaaaaaaaaataaaacagcgaATCAGTGTGTGGAAGATTGTGTGGAGGGGGGgcagagagcgagagagagagagaggaagaGAGCGTATCAGGAGCGAATCTGGAAATTTTTGAACCAAGCTACCGATTTGCAAGAAGAACATGAAGTTAACAAAATATATAGGTTATTGAGCAACAAAATTACGTAAAACATTTAAGATATTTAATGGCACTTAACTCGAATATTTACCCCCTGATCCGGCCCTGGCTTCTGTGCGCTAGTGTTGGTGTGCGTGAGTGCTCTCTCTCTCGTTCGCTGCTCTCTGCTCCCCATCTTCATCGACCCCCCACCACCCGCCTTCgccccactcacacacatttCAATTACATGTGAAACGCGTGCTCCAAATTTCAAGTTCATtgtccaaaaacaaatcaGAACAAAAGCGATAACAAACAAGCAagccaaaggcaaaaaaaCAAGGGCAGGTCAGCATCCgacgtgccacgcccccaaatttggaatatatacatacatatatgcatatatgttcATATACATACCTATGgacataattaattaatttataaatgtgGGAGAAACGCTTAAATAAAGCCTAAAATTAGTCTAAAACTACAACGATTGATATTCCAACAAAACCAAATTcgaaatataaaacattttcaaatcGATTTCgaataaatgcatatttacCTGGGCTTCGAGATTTGAAAGCTTTGCATCTAGATTTCATTATCATAAATTATTCGTAATATATGATATATCATGTAAAAAACTTTTGGGTATTCCCACAGTCGAGTCGAAATAAAGCCGTGAAGTATTTATAACAAAATCACACTTATTTTCGTGTTATTCCGcaaccaaataaaaattctttagAAAAACAATGCGGCAGTaggaaataaagcaaaaaacgACACAAATTTTGACACGAAATATTGTTTTTCGTGTGtgattattttgttgttgtcattttTTGTCATACCagctttaagtttagtttactctatgtgtttatttattttcattttggtagttggcaaataaaattcgCTTACGTAAATTTTGGGGTTGTTTATGTTTTGCGCACTATATATGAAAAATGATAACTATAATTTGCAATGCGTAAATAATGTTTGTCAAATGCCGACAAAGTTCCTTAAATCTATTCACAgcgttttcaatttcaatttcgccGAAAAAGGGTTTGATTTTGCAACCATTTCTTTTTCATTGAGCtccccactttttttttccctCATTC
The DNA window shown above is from Drosophila melanogaster chromosome X and carries:
- the Shmt gene encoding serine hydroxymethyl transferase, isoform C, which gives rise to MADQKLLQTPLAQGDPELAELIKKEKERQREGLEMIASENFTSVAVLESLSSCLTNKYSEGYPGKRYYGGNEYIDRIELLAQQRGRELFNLDDEKWGVNVQPYSGSPANLAVYTGVCRPHDRIMGLDLPDGGHLTHGFFTPTKKISATSIFFESMPYKVNPETGIIDYDKLAEAAKNFRPQIIIAGISCYSRLLDYARFRQICDDVGAYLMADMAHVAGIVAAGLIPSPFEWADIVTTTTHKTLRGPRAGVIFFRKGVRSTKANGDKVLYDLEERINQAVFPSLQGGPHNNAVAGIATAFKQAKSPEFKAYQTQVLKNAKALCDGLISRGYQVATGGTDVHLVLVDVRKAGLTGAKAEYILEEVGIACNKNTVPGDKSAMNPSGIRLGTPALTTRGLAEQDIEQVVAFIDAALKVGVQAAKLAGSPKITDYHKTLAENVELKAQVDEIRKNVAQFSRKFPLPGLETL
- the Shmt gene encoding serine hydroxymethyl transferase, isoform A, which translates into the protein MQRARSTLTQKLRFCLSRDLNTKVGNPVNFETGKLSGALTRIAAKKQPSPTPFLPAIRRYSDSKQSTLKNMADQKLLQTPLAQGDPELAELIKKEKERQREGLEMIASENFTSVAVLESLSSCLTNKYSEGYPGKRYYGGNEYIDRIELLAQQRGRELFNLDDEKWGVNVQPYSGSPANLAVYTGVCRPHDRIMGLDLPDGGHLTHGFFTPTKKISATSIFFESMPYKVNPETGIIDYDKLAEAAKNFRPQIIIAGISCYSRLLDYARFRQICDDVGAYLMADMAHVAGIVAAGLIPSPFEWADIVTTTTHKTLRGPRAGVIFFRKGVRSTKANGDKVLYDLEERINQAVFPSLQGGPHNNAVAGIATAFKQAKSPEFKAYQTQVLKNAKALCDGLISRGYQVATGGTDVHLVLVDVRKAGLTGAKAEYILEEVGIACNKNTVPGDKSAMNPSGIRLGTPALTTRGLAEQDIEQVVAFIDAALKVGVQAAKLAGSPKITDYHKTLAENVELKAQVDEIRKNVAQFSRKFPLPGLETL